One part of the Deltaproteobacteria bacterium RIFCSPHIGHO2_02_FULL_44_16 genome encodes these proteins:
- a CDS encoding sugar transferase translates to MLKRIFEIGFALFALLVASPVLIPVLILVWLQDFHSPFYIAPRVGKGCCPFQMLKIRSMVVNADKSGVDSTSSSDRRITPVGKFIRAYKLDEVAQLWSVLLGYMSLVGPRPNVPREVDLYTEVEKRLLSVNPGITDFASIVFADEGEILRESKDPDLDYHQLIRPWKSRLGLFYIDRSGFFLDLQLIAFTVVAIFSRQRALEKVQKLLVKLGADQELCQVAARRAQLIPHAPPGATHIVMTRT, encoded by the coding sequence ATGCTCAAGAGAATTTTTGAAATCGGCTTTGCTCTTTTCGCACTTCTTGTTGCGAGTCCCGTGTTGATTCCAGTTTTAATTCTGGTTTGGCTGCAGGATTTTCACTCTCCTTTTTACATTGCTCCACGCGTCGGAAAGGGCTGTTGCCCTTTTCAGATGCTCAAAATACGATCCATGGTTGTGAATGCCGATAAGTCTGGTGTTGATTCAACCTCATCAAGTGATCGGCGCATTACTCCCGTTGGAAAGTTTATCCGCGCTTATAAATTGGATGAAGTGGCACAGCTTTGGAGCGTTCTTCTTGGATATATGTCATTGGTAGGCCCACGGCCAAATGTGCCGCGTGAAGTGGATCTTTATACCGAGGTGGAAAAACGTTTGCTTTCGGTAAATCCTGGCATTACCGATTTTGCGTCGATTGTTTTTGCGGACGAAGGAGAAATTTTACGCGAGAGTAAAGATCCAGATTTGGACTATCATCAACTCATCCGTCCCTGGAAAAGTCGACTGGGGCTTTTTTACATTGACAGAAGTGGTTTTTTCCTTGACCTCCAATTAATTGCTTTCACCGTGGTAGCGATTTTTTCGCGCCAGCGAGCTCTTGAGAAGGTGCAGAAATTGTTAGTGAAACTGGGTGCAGATCAAGAACTCTGCCAGGTTGCAGCAAGAAGAGCTCAATTAATTCCTCATGCTCCACCAGGAGCGACACATATTGTGATGACCAGAACATGA
- a CDS encoding glucose-1-phosphate thymidylyltransferase has translation MKGIILAGGAGSRLYPLTHVVSKQLLPVYDKPMIYYPLSSLMLAGIQDILIISTPQDLPLYQRLLQDGQQWGIRLSYAEQPFPGGLAQAFLIGKSFIGSDACALVLGDNIFFGEGFTKQLERAALKKKGATVFGYWVNDPERYGVAVFDKTGKVIEIEEKPARPKSHYAITGLYFYDHRVVDVASRLQPSARGELEITDVNNFYLREQQLEVEKLGRGIAWLDTGTHDSLVEASNFIATIEKRQGLKVACLEEIAWRKRWISKEGLEGLIERMSHNTYREYLVTMLEHEAE, from the coding sequence ATGAAGGGGATTATACTCGCAGGTGGAGCAGGTTCTCGTTTGTATCCTCTCACTCATGTGGTGAGTAAGCAGCTTTTACCGGTGTATGATAAACCAATGATTTATTATCCTCTTTCATCGTTGATGCTCGCAGGGATTCAAGACATTCTGATTATTTCAACGCCGCAGGATCTTCCGCTTTATCAGCGGCTGCTTCAAGATGGACAACAGTGGGGCATTCGTTTGAGCTATGCGGAACAACCTTTTCCCGGTGGTCTTGCTCAAGCTTTTCTGATTGGGAAATCTTTTATCGGTTCGGATGCCTGTGCTCTCGTGCTCGGCGATAACATTTTTTTCGGAGAGGGTTTTACAAAGCAGCTTGAGCGAGCCGCGCTTAAAAAGAAGGGGGCAACGGTTTTTGGATATTGGGTAAACGACCCCGAACGATACGGCGTTGCTGTTTTTGATAAGACTGGAAAAGTCATTGAAATTGAGGAAAAGCCGGCACGACCAAAGTCGCATTATGCAATCACGGGTCTCTATTTTTACGACCATCGTGTAGTCGATGTCGCATCACGCTTACAACCCTCTGCACGCGGGGAACTCGAGATTACAGATGTGAATAATTTTTATCTTCGCGAACAGCAATTAGAAGTGGAAAAACTCGGTCGAGGGATTGCGTGGCTTGATACGGGCACACATGATTCTCTCGTGGAAGCTTCAAATTTTATTGCGACGATTGAAAAACGCCAAGGACTCAAAGTGGCGTGTCTTGAAGAGATCGCTTGGAGAAAGAGATGGATTTCGAAAGAAGGTCTCGAAGGCCTCATCGAAAGAATGTCGCACAATACGTATCGAGAATATTTAGTGACGATGCTTGAACATGAAGCAGAATGA
- a CDS encoding dTDP-4-dehydrorhamnose reductase, with amino-acid sequence MKILLLGASGQLGFDLCRLFQNNECFDVSPLTRTDLDLMHIARIPEVLHQYQFDILINCTAYNRVDDAQSHSQLAYAINTYAVEALAKYCAEVRAKFVHVSSDFVFNGEKTSPYTETDLVMPLSVYGTSKLLGELFAQQSHNDVLVIRTASLFGEVGSSGKGGNCVEAFVHKARREEELRVINDITMSPTSTADLAQAIISLLQQKAPSGIYHVVNDGVVTWYAFASEIMNQMRLSARMTPVSHAEFPMKALRPRYSVLDTAKTANVIGKMPTWQEALHRYLQQKRYI; translated from the coding sequence ATGAAGATTCTTCTTCTGGGTGCTTCAGGACAGCTTGGGTTTGATCTCTGTCGTTTGTTTCAGAACAACGAATGTTTCGATGTTTCCCCTCTAACACGAACAGATCTTGATCTCATGCATATTGCCCGCATACCGGAGGTCTTGCATCAATATCAGTTCGATATTCTCATCAACTGTACTGCGTATAATCGTGTCGATGATGCACAATCTCATTCGCAACTTGCATATGCGATCAATACCTATGCTGTGGAAGCACTTGCCAAATACTGTGCAGAAGTTCGAGCAAAGTTCGTCCACGTCAGTTCCGATTTTGTTTTTAACGGTGAGAAAACTTCTCCTTATACAGAGACAGATCTGGTTATGCCGCTGTCTGTCTATGGAACTTCAAAGCTCTTGGGAGAACTCTTTGCGCAGCAATCACATAACGATGTGCTGGTGATTCGTACGGCGTCTCTTTTTGGCGAAGTCGGTTCCTCGGGAAAAGGGGGGAACTGCGTGGAAGCTTTTGTCCACAAGGCTCGTCGCGAAGAAGAGCTGAGAGTCATTAACGATATCACGATGTCGCCGACGTCGACGGCAGATCTTGCGCAGGCCATTATTTCTCTCTTGCAACAGAAAGCTCCTTCTGGAATTTATCATGTGGTCAATGACGGAGTGGTGACGTGGTATGCATTTGCTTCTGAAATCATGAACCAAATGCGTCTTTCGGCACGTATGACTCCGGTTTCACATGCTGAGTTTCCGATGAAGGCTTTGCGGCCTCGGTATAGTGTTCTTGACACCGCAAAGACGGCCAATGTCATTGGAAAGATGCCAACATGGCAAGAAGCGCTGCATCGTTATCTTCAGCAGAAGAGGTATATATAA
- a CDS encoding dTDP-4-dehydrorhamnose 3,5-epimerase — protein sequence MGCRVLTTDIPDVKIILPEKFGDHRGFFSETYHKREFATAGIHLEFVQDNHALSGPKGTVRGLHFQTPPYEMWKLVRVVRGSIFDVAVDIRKYSPTYGKHVAVELSAEKWNQLLVPAGFAHGYCTLEPNTEVVYKVTNYYSQEHDKGILWNDEALGIRWPVEGSAALSEKDKKWPRLSASGVYFS from the coding sequence ATGGGCTGCCGTGTCCTGACAACAGATATTCCTGATGTCAAAATCATTCTTCCGGAGAAATTTGGAGATCATCGCGGTTTTTTTTCGGAAACGTACCATAAGAGAGAGTTCGCAACAGCGGGCATTCATCTGGAATTTGTTCAAGATAATCATGCGCTCAGTGGTCCCAAAGGAACCGTACGAGGGCTTCATTTTCAAACTCCTCCCTATGAAATGTGGAAACTGGTGCGCGTGGTGAGAGGTTCTATTTTTGATGTTGCGGTCGACATTCGCAAGTATTCTCCCACGTATGGAAAGCATGTGGCAGTGGAGCTCAGCGCTGAAAAATGGAATCAACTTCTGGTTCCTGCTGGTTTTGCGCACGGCTATTGTACGCTCGAACCCAATACGGAAGTCGTCTATAAAGTGACGAATTATTATTCTCAAGAGCATGACAAAGGTATTTTATGGAATGACGAAGCTCTCGGGATTCGCTGGCCAGTTGAAGGGAGCGCAGCTCTTTCGGAAAAAGATAAAAAGTGGCCAAGGCTTTCCGCTTCAGGAGTATATTTCTCATGA
- a CDS encoding cell wall biogenesis protein, with the protein MNEQRKVPFFNYQGIFEHRREEYLKTIEDVLSRGAFILQRDGKEFETNVAEYLQVKHAIGVANCTDGLTLALQAVGVKAGDEVIFPSHTFVATAASAKAIGAVPVPVDCGKDHLIDPQSIKKAITSKTKVIMPVQLNGRTSRMDEIQAIADQHRLLVVEDAAQAFGSTYKGRHAGTFGLAAAFSFYPAKTLGCFGDGGIVVTNDDHVAETVTLLRDHGRNKEGEIVQWGMNSRLDNLQAALLNVNLKYYKESIHRRREIAACYHEELGGLSELTLPPAPGSEKDHYDIFQNYEIEADRRDDLRSFLQSKGVGTLIQWGGKAVHQLKALQFTQKLPATDRLFERALMLPMHAVLSNEDVHYVCQQVKAFYRA; encoded by the coding sequence ATGAACGAGCAACGAAAGGTTCCATTTTTTAATTATCAAGGAATCTTTGAACATCGACGCGAAGAATATTTGAAAACCATCGAAGATGTTCTTTCACGAGGCGCTTTTATTTTGCAGCGTGATGGAAAAGAATTTGAAACAAACGTTGCTGAATATTTACAGGTGAAACATGCGATTGGTGTTGCGAATTGCACCGATGGCTTAACGCTTGCACTGCAGGCGGTAGGGGTAAAAGCGGGCGATGAAGTGATTTTCCCTTCGCATACTTTTGTGGCAACTGCAGCATCGGCAAAAGCCATAGGCGCTGTTCCAGTTCCGGTTGATTGTGGCAAAGATCATCTGATCGATCCGCAATCGATCAAAAAAGCAATCACCTCTAAAACAAAAGTGATTATGCCGGTGCAACTGAACGGTCGTACTTCTCGTATGGACGAAATCCAGGCGATTGCAGATCAGCATCGTCTTCTGGTCGTCGAAGATGCTGCTCAGGCTTTTGGTTCTACCTATAAAGGTCGACATGCAGGGACATTTGGGCTTGCGGCAGCGTTTAGTTTTTATCCTGCAAAAACACTCGGCTGTTTTGGTGATGGTGGTATTGTCGTGACCAATGATGACCATGTGGCAGAGACGGTGACGCTGCTGCGCGATCATGGTCGCAATAAAGAAGGGGAGATTGTGCAGTGGGGAATGAATTCGCGACTCGATAATCTTCAAGCTGCTCTTTTGAATGTGAATTTAAAATATTATAAAGAGTCGATCCACCGACGTCGGGAAATTGCAGCTTGTTATCACGAAGAACTTGGAGGACTTTCTGAACTGACACTTCCACCTGCTCCAGGAAGTGAGAAAGATCACTACGATATTTTTCAAAATTATGAGATCGAAGCAGATCGTCGCGACGATCTGCGCTCTTTTTTGCAATCGAAAGGTGTGGGAACGTTGATTCAGTGGGGTGGAAAAGCCGTTCATCAACTCAAAGCGCTTCAGTTCACGCAGAAACTTCCGGCGACGGATCGTCTTTTTGAGCGGGCGCTGATGCTTCCCATGCATGCGGTTCTCTCCAATGAAGATGTTCACTATGTCTGTCAGCAGGTGAAAGCGTTTTATCGTGCTTGA
- a CDS encoding dTDP-glucose 4,6-dehydratase — MKLLVTGGLGFIGSNFIRYQLEHDPSCSIVNLDCQTYSGNPENLRDIENNPRYRWVKGDIVDAEVVGPLMQEAECVVHFAAESHVDRSILDSSAFLRTNVQGTHVLLEAAKKYGIELFVHVSTDEVYGSVEKGESVESDPLEPNSPYAASKAASDLLVRSYHVTHKLPTIITRCSNNFGPYQFPEKALPLLMTNALEEKPFPLYGSGENVRDWIYVLDHAKAISFLIRKGNVGEIYNIGGTYSAQNKILFTKILELMQKPASLLHIVADRPGHDKRYALNCDKLKRLGWSPETPFEAALEQTINWYCERTDWWQPLKYGTDFQHYYTSQYASRAMKTS; from the coding sequence ATGAAACTTCTTGTGACAGGTGGTCTCGGATTTATCGGTTCAAACTTCATTCGATATCAGCTGGAACACGATCCGAGCTGTTCGATCGTGAACTTAGATTGCCAGACCTATTCGGGAAATCCGGAAAACTTGCGCGACATTGAAAACAATCCGCGATATCGATGGGTCAAAGGAGATATTGTTGATGCTGAGGTTGTAGGGCCCCTCATGCAGGAGGCAGAGTGTGTGGTACATTTTGCGGCAGAGTCTCATGTCGATCGCTCTATTCTTGACTCATCTGCCTTTCTTCGGACCAATGTTCAAGGGACGCACGTTCTGCTTGAGGCAGCGAAAAAATATGGCATCGAACTTTTTGTGCATGTGAGCACTGATGAAGTGTATGGTTCTGTTGAAAAAGGGGAGTCGGTTGAGAGTGATCCTTTGGAGCCTAACAGTCCCTATGCCGCCTCAAAAGCTGCGTCAGATCTTCTCGTACGCTCCTATCATGTCACGCATAAGCTTCCGACGATTATTACCAGATGTTCAAATAATTTTGGTCCCTATCAATTTCCCGAAAAAGCGCTTCCACTTTTAATGACGAACGCGCTCGAAGAAAAACCATTTCCTCTTTATGGGAGCGGAGAAAATGTTCGCGATTGGATCTATGTCTTAGATCATGCCAAGGCCATTTCGTTTTTGATTCGCAAAGGAAATGTGGGAGAAATTTATAATATTGGCGGTACGTATTCTGCGCAAAATAAAATTCTCTTCACGAAAATTTTGGAACTGATGCAAAAACCAGCTTCGCTGCTTCACATCGTTGCAGATCGACCGGGCCATGATAAACGTTATGCACTGAACTGCGATAAGTTGAAACGTCTTGGCTGGAGTCCGGAAACACCTTTTGAAGCAGCATTAGAGCAAACGATCAATTGGTATTGCGAAAGAACTGATTGGTGGCAACCCTTGAAATATGGGACTGATTTTCAGCATTACTACACATCGCAATATGCTTCCCGCGCGATGAAAACCTCATGA
- a CDS encoding transketolase — MITKMTTEQLAKNIRCHALRMTSRGQSSHIASVFSMTDLLAVLYGEILNVDPQLPSWDGRDRFILSKGHAGAGIYAALAERGFFPKERLETHYQDGSNLCGHVTTKGIPGVDFSTGSLGHGLSVATGMAYGAKLDGKTHRVFALLSDGECDEGSNWEAILFASHAKLDNLMVLVDYNKIQSLASVAETLALEPFAQKWKSFGWSVHEIDGHDHHDILTTCRRLPFETNKPSCIIAHTVKGKGVSFMENTVLWHYRSAQGEEYKKALEELERT, encoded by the coding sequence ATGATCACAAAAATGACAACCGAACAACTTGCGAAAAATATTCGATGTCATGCACTTCGTATGACGAGTCGTGGCCAGAGCTCACATATTGCATCGGTTTTTTCGATGACCGACTTGCTTGCCGTTCTTTACGGTGAGATTTTGAATGTCGATCCGCAACTACCGAGCTGGGATGGTCGCGATCGTTTTATTCTCAGTAAAGGCCATGCTGGTGCCGGTATTTATGCGGCTCTGGCAGAGCGTGGTTTTTTCCCCAAAGAACGTCTGGAGACCCATTATCAAGATGGTTCCAACCTTTGTGGACATGTGACGACCAAAGGGATCCCGGGAGTCGATTTTTCCACAGGATCTCTGGGCCACGGACTCTCTGTTGCGACTGGTATGGCGTATGGCGCAAAACTCGATGGCAAAACGCATCGGGTTTTTGCATTGCTCAGTGACGGAGAATGTGACGAAGGTTCAAATTGGGAAGCCATTCTTTTTGCATCACATGCAAAACTCGATAATTTAATGGTTCTTGTTGACTACAATAAAATTCAAAGCCTCGCGAGTGTTGCGGAGACTCTCGCCCTTGAACCCTTTGCACAGAAGTGGAAAAGTTTTGGATGGAGTGTGCACGAAATTGACGGTCATGATCATCACGATATTCTCACCACCTGTCGCCGTCTCCCTTTTGAAACGAACAAGCCGAGTTGCATCATTGCGCATACGGTCAAAGGGAAAGGGGTTTCATTTATGGAAAATACAGTGCTGTGGCATTATCGCTCAGCGCAGGGCGAAGAATATAAAAAAGCACTCGAGGAGTTAGAGCGAACATGA